One Thiocapsa bogorovii DNA segment encodes these proteins:
- the halB gene encoding anti-phage Hailong system nucleotidyltransferase HalB, with translation MEFVVDLDQALCLAEPCRALILYGSVARGEQEPGSDIDLLAIVEQRRPNIRCGDIQLACYTVSQLQHLARNGSLFILHLLSDGVPLRDQQDLLNRIRREYCQPVGYDELYRELHGVIAITNVASSAYDEGRSGLHRALVFAARTYIYGEAALTEPCFSVRRLAERGCAIASAVRAVKSGEGGFEEYRMLLELTAEALRTPLGIPYTDLGLLVREADLTSGLVARLLKSIAPGDNNFPYDWLNDESKVSIRRRHSRRRDAT, from the coding sequence ATGGAGTTTGTAGTCGACCTCGATCAGGCATTATGTCTTGCTGAACCTTGCCGCGCATTGATCTTGTACGGAAGCGTAGCCAGAGGGGAGCAGGAGCCCGGCAGTGATATCGACCTTCTCGCTATTGTCGAGCAAAGAAGACCGAACATAAGGTGCGGCGACATCCAGCTTGCGTGCTACACCGTATCACAATTGCAGCACCTTGCGCGAAACGGTAGCCTCTTTATACTCCACTTGCTTAGCGACGGTGTTCCGTTGCGCGATCAGCAAGATCTTTTAAATAGAATCCGTAGGGAATACTGCCAGCCAGTCGGGTACGACGAATTGTACCGCGAGTTACATGGCGTGATCGCGATCACCAATGTCGCTAGTTCAGCATATGACGAAGGGCGTTCTGGCTTGCACCGTGCGCTAGTCTTCGCGGCACGTACTTATATTTATGGTGAGGCCGCGCTGACGGAACCCTGTTTTTCGGTGCGGCGACTAGCTGAGCGCGGATGTGCGATTGCTAGTGCAGTGAGGGCAGTCAAGTCCGGGGAAGGTGGGTTCGAGGAGTATCGGATGCTCCTGGAGCTGACCGCCGAGGCTTTGCGAACTCCCTTAGGGATACCATACACAGACCTTGGTCTGTTAGTTCGCGAGGCCGACCTAACGTCGGGGCTTGTGGCGCGACTCTTAAAGAGCATTGCGCCGGGAGATAATAACTTTCCCTATGATTGGCTCAATGATGAATCAAAAGTTAGCATTCGTAGGAGACATTCACGGCGACGCGACGCGACTTAG
- the halA gene encoding anti-phage Hailong system effector protein HalA has translation MADKQMTANQTGEWGQFWEASYLSPSPQFMAWQIDLDGQPGFADELRSATGRRHSCISGAAHAANVSNGTFDECEFRHFSLEKCSFTSVIFERCRFTSATFNSVKFSKCTFSKSHFLHVHFHECQFIDCQFINLSASAEHLSFGSTSIPARAFIGALMTNVEALPPTYTEDHQQHRLLRDKANLAWRIFSSNERNGDIDLHSEAYREFLLQDLKWRIANAAYVTRMDSKSVRIREKRREFKYLLSRFRYKTDKAFLMLAGLITDWGRSPARAFAGLFAVIAGFSVAYAWLATSGGWQDFFGSLPTAFVKSFSNTLVFGYSVYATNPQSDLDGILMALNAGLGLLWYSLVIGALAQRAVR, from the coding sequence ATGGCCGATAAACAGATGACCGCAAATCAAACAGGCGAATGGGGGCAGTTCTGGGAGGCCAGTTACCTGTCTCCGTCACCCCAATTTATGGCGTGGCAAATCGACCTAGACGGGCAACCCGGATTTGCAGATGAGTTGCGCAGCGCTACTGGTCGTCGTCACTCCTGTATTTCTGGAGCTGCCCATGCGGCAAATGTGAGTAACGGTACTTTCGATGAATGTGAGTTTCGTCACTTTTCGCTCGAAAAGTGCAGCTTTACCAGCGTGATCTTCGAGCGATGCCGCTTCACGAGTGCTACTTTCAATTCTGTGAAATTTTCAAAGTGTACCTTTAGCAAATCGCACTTCTTGCATGTACATTTCCACGAGTGTCAGTTTATTGACTGCCAATTCATCAATCTGTCGGCATCCGCGGAACATCTATCTTTCGGGAGCACGAGCATTCCCGCGAGAGCGTTTATCGGGGCACTCATGACCAATGTCGAAGCGCTACCACCAACATACACGGAAGACCATCAACAACATCGCCTTCTACGGGACAAGGCAAACCTCGCGTGGCGAATATTCTCGTCAAACGAACGAAACGGCGATATTGATCTGCATTCCGAAGCATACCGAGAATTCCTGCTCCAAGACCTAAAGTGGCGCATTGCCAATGCCGCCTATGTCACAAGAATGGACTCGAAAAGCGTCCGTATCCGAGAAAAGAGGCGAGAATTTAAGTACTTACTCAGTCGATTTCGATACAAGACAGATAAAGCCTTCCTGATGCTGGCAGGCCTCATTACGGATTGGGGCCGAAGTCCTGCGCGCGCATTCGCTGGCCTATTCGCCGTAATCGCGGGCTTTTCCGTGGCATATGCTTGGCTAGCAACGAGTGGTGGGTGGCAAGATTTCTTCGGCAGTCTGCCCACCGCTTTCGTGAAGAGTTTCAGCAATACGCTTGTCTTCGGCTATTCGGTCTACGCAACCAATCCGCAGTCAGACTTGGATGGCATTCTGATGGCCTTGAATGCGGGCCTCGGATTGCTCTGGTACTCTCTTGTCATTGGCGCTTTAGCGCAGAGGGCGGTGCGCTGA
- a CDS encoding type II toxin-antitoxin system RelE/ParE family toxin: MTFALVTTQHFERRAAKFLRKHPDLKAVLRETLEQLRQDPFQQSLKMHGLTGVLAGVQAVSLTHAYRLTLILKVSEREIVLLDIGSHDEVYR, encoded by the coding sequence ATGACGTTTGCGCTGGTCACGACCCAGCATTTCGAGCGTCGCGCAGCAAAGTTCTTGCGCAAGCATCCGGACCTCAAGGCAGTTTTGAGAGAAACGCTTGAGCAACTGCGGCAAGACCCGTTTCAACAAAGCCTCAAAATGCACGGGTTGACTGGAGTGCTCGCCGGCGTCCAGGCGGTCAGCCTCACCCACGCATACCGCTTGACCCTGATCCTCAAGGTCAGCGAACGGGAGATCGTACTGCTCGATATCGGTTCCCATGACGAGGTCTATCGTTAA